GGCATGCCGACACCGCGTCCGATGATGATGCGCAGCAAGGCGGTCATGGCCGAAGCGATGGCGGACATGCCGGTCGAAGCCGGCGAGTCGCGCGTGGCGGTATCGATCAGCGGACAGATCGAGATTGAACGCCGGTAATCGCAGGCTCACTGCGCTATCGCTGGCGTTTTTGCTCACCGCCTGCGGCAGCCTGCCGGAACAGGCGGCGTTGCCGCCGTCCGGAAAAACGGCCGGCACACCGGCCGAACAACCCGCCGTACCGCCTCGCCCGGCCGGCCGGATACAGCTCGCCGACGACACGCACGCGCAGGATGCGGTGATCTACGCGCTCGGCCTGATCGGCAACCATTACCAGTTCGGCGGCCGCAATCCGGACAGCGGGCTGGACTGCAGCGGCATGGTGAGCTGGATCTACGAACAGGTCGCTGGCGTGCGGCTGCCGCACAATGCCGCGCAGATCGCGAAGATCGCGCGGCCGATCGACCGCAGTGCGCTGGCACCCGGAGATCTGGTGTTCTTCAACACCAATGGCACGCCGCATTCGCACATGGGCATCTACGCCGGCGAGGGGCGTTTCATCCATGCACCGAGCACACGCGGGAAATATGTACGGACGGACAGGCTGGACAGCGGCTGGTTTGCCGCACGCATCAGCGGCCTGCGCACGCTCAGGCGCGAGGGGTGATGAGGGTCAGGGTCTGTCGTTCGGAATCTGCACGAACACCTCACCCGGCTTGATCAGCCCGAGTTCGGTGCGCGCCCGCTCTTCGACCGCGTCGAAGCCGGTTTTCAGATCCTTCACGTCGGCGTCAAGCGCGGCATTGCGCGCTTCCAGCCGGGTGTTGAGGTCGCGCTGGGCGTCCAGCGCGCGGCCGGCTTCCCAAGCCTGCAGCCACCCGCCCTTGCCGAGCCAGAGCGGGTACTGCAGCACCGCAATCAGC
The sequence above is a segment of the Methyloversatilis sp. RAC08 genome. Coding sequences within it:
- a CDS encoding C40 family peptidase — protein: MNAGNRRLTALSLAFLLTACGSLPEQAALPPSGKTAGTPAEQPAVPPRPAGRIQLADDTHAQDAVIYALGLIGNHYQFGGRNPDSGLDCSGMVSWIYEQVAGVRLPHNAAQIAKIARPIDRSALAPGDLVFFNTNGTPHSHMGIYAGEGRFIHAPSTRGKYVRTDRLDSGWFAARISGLRTLRREG
- the ftsB gene encoding cell division protein FtsB, which codes for MTRHWPALMLVALIAVLQYPLWLGKGGWLQAWEAGRALDAQRDLNTRLEARNAALDADVKDLKTGFDAVEERARTELGLIKPGEVFVQIPNDRP